One Fusarium poae strain DAOMC 252244 chromosome 4, whole genome shotgun sequence DNA window includes the following coding sequences:
- the YOP1 gene encoding ER membrane protein DP1/Yop1 (TransMembrane:4 (i36-56o62-80i87-104o110-129i)~BUSCO:55371at5125) encodes MSAQDKAQQYLGQLDRELSKYPALNNLEKQAGVPKAYAVIGVGALYFFLIIFNLGGQLLTNFAGFVIPSYYSLGALFTHNKEDDTQWLTYWVVFALFTVIESFVQVVYWFPFYFVFKFIFLLWLSLPAFRGADLVFRSFLAPTLGRYFQQSGSTASGLRAKADGLDKTE; translated from the exons ATGTCCGCTCAAGACAAGGCCCAACAATACCTTGGTCAGCTCGACCGTGAG CTCTCCAAGTACCCCGCCCTCAACAACCTTGAGAAGCAGGCTGGTGTTCCCAAGGCCTACGCTGTCATTGGTGTCGGAGCTCTctacttcttcctcatcatcttcaacctcgGCGGTCAGCTTCTTACCAACTTTGCTGGTTTCGTCATTCCCAGCTACTACTCTCTCGGTGCTCTTTTCACCCACAATAAGGAGGATGATACTCAGTGGTTGACT TATTGGGTTGTTTTCGCTCTCTTTACCGTTATTGAGAGCTTTGTCCAGGTCGTCTACTGGTTCCCCTTTTACTTTGTCTTCAAGttcatcttccttctctgGCTCTCCCTCCCTGCCTTCCG GGGTGCTGATCTCGTTTTCCGATCTTTCCTGGCCCCTACCCTCGGCCGATACTTCCAGCAGTCCGGCTCTACCGCCTCAGGTCTCCGTGCCAAGGCTGACGGCCTTGACAAGACCGAGTAA
- a CDS encoding hypothetical protein (BUSCO:1842at5125) has protein sequence MKLEWREKRVKMSFCYNFYWNDSPSFQSHQRSTTDRKESQKLINFILRGSPSADLPFQSGWSLMDFYDAAFVPPKDDKVAETIQIGAMESTLFPYQKRSLQWLLQREGVQWSEASGGIVPYTASDREKVYDFEKFADLNGQEYYLSETLHTVTRDLALFREAEASIKGGILAEEMGLGKTLEVLGLIMLHTRPRPLVQSTDEAQAKLTPTGATLIVTPPSLRDQWASEISRHAPGLSVNVYEGRKSIADEDEEYVVNELAGHDVVITTYSVLSSELHYTTAPSERSRRHARVYQRPISPLTQISWWRICLDEAQMIENGYSQAAKVARVIPRVNAWGITGTPVKNSVQDLQGLLLFLQYEPYCSMNSAWNHLLHWNKSGFQRLFNKITLRHTKSMVRDELVIPPQKRYVISMPFTAVEEQHYQSLYRDMAEACLLSLDGAPLVEDWDPDDHTASMRTWLVRLRQTALHPEIGSYNRRTLGNNKNRPIRTIDEVLDAMLEQSETAIRTDERAYLSSRLTRGQLYENSPRVQEALEIWKLVREKTRKLVSDARTELETLLRDRRREGSAVANADDLGIETDDDDDDGEVEGKGQLNESRRRLRSALEMEHKAVFFCANAYFQIRENPEMVEPDSERFHQMKKFEDDGYDEAKVIRREILRESHRKATRSMTKLAQKAAEQSFVEIPDLTVREERGIESSRILDDLETLYGELNNQANLIDEWREHIVGLLLKPLVDEEGDAETTGEEYGESAKIQDELMVYVQTLGAVIADRQDALTGQTNELIKHETKTSLKLAESGNGPAPEKLIELMTLRDQTKPNSTSMRKVISEFRALTSKLSKDTTRGILEGRIVDRQLRATQETMNAQSKLALEAEVDNFKTIMNLRLEYYRQLQVVSDSVLPYEGPPVTDAIEKRMKETEDKFHQKLSAAEAKHRYLLHLKEAGNKSNEPRMCVICQTSFTIGVLTVCGHQFCKECMMLWFKSHHNCPVCKKMLKSSNLHDIIINPQQLKIHGDNPDQVYDGTESSPQQKQNGLQKKTGIYSEFNTDKLAEIQNIELDGPSFTTKVDTLVKHLMWLRESDPGAKSIVFSQYQGFLRILRNAFARFGIGHTSIDDSGGIKRFKEDASVECFLLHARAHSSGLNLVNASHVFLCEPLLNTALELQAIARVDRIGQMHETTVWLYLVSGTVEESIYNLSAQRRMEHMGRVNKGKSKESTPELLDANIEAANTLELEQASLARLMSKDKTAGENVEEDDLWECLFGHVARRGDGPERDTRAQEKAVMGYLAAEAADGRNSTAN, from the exons ATGAAACTTGAATGGCGAGAAAAGCGGGTTAAAATGTCATTTTGCTACAACTTTTACTGGAACGATTCTCCGTCATTTCAATCACACCAAAGATCAACCACGGATCGCAAGGAAAGTCAGAAGCTCATCAATTTCATATTACGCGGCTCTCCCTCAGCTGATCTACCATTCCAATCAGGATGGTCTCTCATGGACTTTTATGACGCTGCTTTTGTCCCCCCAAAGGACGATAAAGTAGCGGAAACTATTCAAATCGGCGCCATGGAGTCAACATTATTCCCGTATCAAAAAAGGTCGTTACAATGGTTGTTACAGCGCGAAGGCGTTCAGTGGTCCGAAGCAAGCGGCGGCATTGTCCCATACACAGCTAGCGATCGAGAGAAAGTATACGACTTCGAGAAATTTGCAGATCTGAATGGGCAAGAATACTACTTGAGTGAAACACTCCACACCGTCACAAGAGACCTGGCGCTATTTCGGGAAGCGGAAGCCTCAATCAAAGGCGGCATTCTGGCCGAAGAGATGGGATTAGGCAAAACCCTGGAGGTTCTCGGCTTAATCATGCTTCATACAAGACCAAGGCCCCTGGTACAGAGCACCGATGAGGCCCAAGCCAAACTTACGCCAACCGGAGCTACGTTGATTGTGACACCCCCATCACTAAGAGATCAGTGGGCATCTGAGATTAGTCGCCATGCTCCCGGTTTGAGCGTCAACGTTTATGAAGGCCGGAAGAGTATCgcagacgaagacgaagagtaTGTTGTTAACGAGCTTGCTGGTCACGATgtagtcatcactacctactcAGTACTTTCTTCCGAGCTTCACTATACAACTGCGCCCTCGGAACGCTCCCGTCGACATGCCCGAGTGTACCAGCGACCGATATCTCCCCTTACCCAAATTTCATGGTGGCGTATTTGCCTAGATGAAGCACAAATGATTGAAAATGGCTACAGCCAGGCGGCCAAAGTGGCTCGTGTTATCCCTAGGGTCAACGCTTGGGGTATCACCGGTACTCCTGTGAAGAACAGTGTTCAAGACCTCCAAGGCTTACTGCTTTTCTTGCAATATGAGCCGTACTGCTCGATGAACAGCGCCTGGAATCATCTACTACATTGGAACAAGTCTGGTTTCCAGCGTCTATTTAACAAAATCACTCTCCGACACACCAAGTCAATGGTCAGAGACGAGCTGGTAATACCTCCCCAAAAACGCTATGTTATCAGTATGCCTTTCACAGCTGTCGAAGAGCAACACTATCAATCTCTTTACCGGGATATGGCAGAAGCTTGCTTATTAAGTCTCGATGGAGCACCGCTTGTGGAAGACTGGGATCCGGATGACCATACAGCTAGCATGAGAActtggctggtgcggttaaGACAAACTGCATTGCACCCTGAAATTGGAAGCTATAACCGCCGAACACTTGGTAACAACAAGAACCGGCCGATAAGAACTATTGATGAGGTCTTGGATGCAATGCTCGAACAGAGCGAAACCGCTATTCGAACGGACGAAAGGGCCTATTTGTCAAGTCGACTCACACGTGGCCAGCTATACGAAAATAGCCCACGAGTACAAGAGGCTTTGGAAATTTGGAAATTGGTTCGCGAAAAGACTCGAAAGCTCGTTTCTGATGCGCGAACAGAGCTTGAGACATTATTAAGAGACCGGAGACGTGAAGGTTCTGCAGTTGCCAACGCCGATGACCTTGGTATAGagactgatgatgatgatgatgatggcgaagTTGAGGGGAAGGGACAGTTGAACGAAAGCCGACGACGTCTCCGATCTGCATTGGAGATGGAACACAAAGCTGTCTTTTTCTGTGCGAATGCATACTTTCAAATTCGAGAGAACCCTGAAATGGTTGAGCCGGATTCCGAACGTTTTCATCAGATGAAGAAGTTCGAGGATGATGGATACGACGAAGCGAAAGTTATCCGCAGAGAGATTCTACGCGAATCCCACCGCAAAGCAACTCGATCGATGACCAAGTTAGCACAGAAGGCAGCCGAGCAATCTTTTGTCGAGATCCCAGACCTCACAGTCAGAGAGGAACGTGGCATCGAGAGTAGCCGCATCCTTGATGATCTGGAGACACTGTACGGCGAATTAAACAACCAAGCCAATCTGATCGACGAGTGGAGGGAACATATTGTTGGGCTACTCCTGAAACCCCTggttgatgaagaaggcgacGCTGAAACAACTGGCGAAGAATACGGCGAGTCAGCTAAGATTCAAGACGAGCTTATGGTATATGTTCAAACTCTTGGAGCCGTCATTGCTGATCGACAGGATGCTCTGACGGGACAGACGAATGAGCTGATCAAACACGAAACCAAGACATCGCTGAAACTGGCAGAAAGCGGCAACGGACCAGCCCCGGAGAAATTAATAGAGCTTATGACATTACGAGACCAGACGAAACCGAATTCAACATCAATGAGAAAGGTTATCAGCGAATTCCGGGCTTTGACTTCAAAACTCTCAAAAGATACGACACGGGGTATTCTAGAGGGTAGAATTGTAGATCGACAGCTCAGAGCGACACAGGAAACCATGAATGCACAAAGCAAGCTGGCTCTTGAAGCAGAGGTCGACAACTTCAAGACCATTATGAACCTACGCTTGGAGTATTACCGCCAGTTGCAGGTTGTTTCCGACAGCGTTCTCCCTTACGAGGGCCCTCCTGTTACCGATGCAATtgagaagaggatgaaggaGACTGAGGATAAGTTTCACCAGAAGCTTTCTGCAGCAGAAGCCAAACACAGATACC TTCTGCATCTCAAGGAAGCAGGAAACAAGTCAAATGAGCCACGGATGTGTGTTATCTGTCAGACCTCATTCACGATCGGCGTCCTTACCGTATGTGGCCATCAGTTCTGCAAAGAATGCATGATGCTATGGTTTAAATCGCACCATAATTGCCCAGTGTGTAAAAAGATGCTGAAGTCTTCTAATTTAcacgacatcatcatcaaccccCAGCAACTTAAAATACACGGCGACAACCCCGACCAGGTATATGACGGCACCGAAAGCAGCCCGCAGCAAAAACAAAACGGACTTCAAAAAAAGACAGGGATTTACTCAGAGTTCAACACGGATAAGCTGGCCGAGATCCAAAATATTGAGTTGGACGGACCTTCGTTTACTACAAAGGTCGACACTCTTGTCAAGCATCTAATGTGGCTAAGAGAATCAGACCCCGGCGCAAAGTCGATCGTTTTCTCGCAGTACCAAGGATTTCTGAGAATTTTGCGGAATGCTTTCGCCCGATTCGGGATTGGGCACACGTCCATCGACGACTCGGGCGGCATCAAACGTTTCAAAGAAGATGCTTCGGTCGAGTGCTTTCTCCTCCATGCTAGAGCGCACTCTAGTGGCCTCAACCTCGTCAACGCAAGCCATGTCTTTCTCTGTGAGCCCCTCCTTAATACCGCGCTTGAGCTCCAAGCTATCGCACGTGTAGACCGTATTGGTCAGATGCACGAGACAACTGTGTGGCTTTATCTGGTATCCGGCACAGTTGAGGAGTCAATTTACAACCTCTCGGCACAAAGGCGAATGGAACATATGGGTCGTGTCAATAAGGGAAAATCGAAGGAGTCTACTCCAGAGTTACTCGATGCGAATATCGAGGCTGCCAACACACTCGAGCTCGAGCAAGCCTCTCTTGCACGCCTCATGAGCAAGGACAAAACAGCTGGTGAGAATGTAGAGGAGGATGATTTGTGGGAGTGCCTATTTGGGCATGTCGCTCGTAGGGGTGATGGACCTGAGAGGGATACAAGGGCACAGGAAAAGGCCGTCATGGGGTATCTGGCAGCAGAGGCAGCCGATGGAAGGAATAGTACTGCCAACTAG
- a CDS encoding hypothetical protein (SECRETED:SignalP(1-35)~TransMembrane:1 (n19-30c35/36o599-617i)~BUSCO:17900at5125) codes for MIPNASIPRLPIPRKTYILTLALSLLLCAFGNADASELLHDAIFDTEALIERSDASNLIYEPDFGVFDRSILGRATVEQSLLTNNGPDSRKLSPGATVCYVVDKKTLFGKDKRDDIAHGTGSIKEDSGHKNSRRAESKTVYISVNTCSRPSLKSKDKDNNPETAPQLSLYTSTSSKIKCPDSSNYNETNSALQRIPFDEGAAMVTVNATDAIYISVAAPNITKKHDGDWEYQVAISFDEYYHNYDAQNGTARLLLMDFDSTSALLVTSNLTEDSSETQQIMKRPPPYQLFVGDEKLRSIDGLRHSACGLARSAEIWANGNKTGRHNDLVTTGVTTRGPGQLPKQQFLIAGLNHSSSYSGILVKMPEGNSKRAETTGGGGTVYRATSFQTSSSSNCKMVTNLDFCNETQYAVPGNDKKFNNTALAKHYDDYARKMYANFEKVLMQMPCETPPESRYSLVRDCDQCREAYKRWLCTVSIPRCEDVMGGSRFSVVRNAFQAFPNGTTLPDNFRKGLRSSANNSSRNAWIDETVKPGPYKELLPCEDICYDVVQSCPSAMGFTCPQPGFPSFSVSYGERNSDTSSITCNYPGEARTKISAARVVRPGMFMLSAVSLMMWLVL; via the exons ATGATACCCAATGCATCTATACCACGACTGCCGATACCAAGAAAAACCTACATACTTACCCTAGCGCTGAGTCTATTGCTCTGCGCTTTTGGAAATGCTGATGCATCGGAGCTGTTGCACGACGCTATATTCGACACCGAAGCACTTATCGAGCGAAGCGATGCATCCAATCTCATATACGAACCTGACTTCGGTGTATTCGATCGTAGTATTCTCGGCCGTGCGACAGTAGAGCAGTCGCTTCTGACAAATAACGGCCCGGATAGTCGAAAATTGAGTCCCGGCGCAACTGTCTGCTACGTCGTGGATAAGAAGACGTTGTTCGGCAAGGATAAGAGGGACGACATTGCCCACGGAACGGGGAGCATCAAGGAAGATTCTGGCCATAAAAATTCTCGTCGAGCAGAGTCTAAGACGGTTTACATATCTGTAAATACCTGTTCGAGACCAAGCTTGAAATCCAAGGATAAGGACAACAATCCCGAAACAGCACCACAACTCAGTCTCTACACTTCAACCTCTAGCAAGATCAAGTGTCCAGACTCCTCTAACTACAACGAGACAAACTCTGCTCTGCAAAGGATACCGTTTGATGAGGGCGCGGCCATGGTTACTGTTAATGCTACTGATGCCATCTACATTAGTGTCGCTGCCCCCAACATCACAAAAAAGCACGATGGGGACTGGGAATATCAGGTCGCCATATCCTTTGACGAGTATTACCATAACTATGACGCTCAGAACGGTACCGCTCGACTACTACTGATGGATTTCGACTCAACATCAGCACTTCTTGTCACTAGCAATCTGACTGAGGACTCAAGTGAGACCCAGCAAATCATGAAGAGGCCGCCCCCTTACCAACTATTCGTTGGCGACGAAAAACTGAGATCCATTGATGGTCTGCGACATTCAGCTTGTGGCCTTGCACGGAGCGCCGAAATTTGGGCAAATGGGAATAAGACAGGGAGACACAATGATCTCGTTACCACCGGTGTCACAACACGAGGACCAGGCCAACTACCCAAACAGCAATTTTTGATTGCAGGTCTTAATCACAGTTCCTCATACTCGGGCATCCTTGTCAAGATGCCAGAAGGGAATAGCAAGAGGGCCGAAACAACAGGTGGTGGGGGTACAGTCTACCGCGCCACCTCATTTCAAACATCATCCA GCTCGAATTGCAAGATGGTCACTAACCTTGACTTTTGCAATGAGACTCAATACGCTGTCCCAGGCAACGACAAGAAGTTCAACAACACGGCCCTGGCAAAGCACTACGATGACTACGCCAGAAAGATGTATGCCAACTTTGAAAAAGTTCTGATGCAGATGCCCTGCGAAACACCCCCTGAGTCGCGCTACTCGCTTGTGCGGGATTGTGATCAGTGTCGCGAAGCCTACAAGCGTTGGCTCTGCACTGTTAGCATCCCTCGCTGTGAAGATGTTATGGGCGGTAGCAGGTTCAGCGTCGTCCGTAACGCTTTCCAAGCTTTCCCCAACGGGACTACACTACCTGATAATTTTCGCAAAGGACTCAGGTCATCTGCAAACAACTCTTCACGTAACGCCTGGATCGATGAAACGGTCAAGCCCGGCCCTTACAAGGAATTATTGCCATGTGAAGACATTTGTTACGACGTCGTTCAATCCTGCCCCTCGGCCATGGGGTTCACCTGCCCGCAGCCTGGATTCCCAAGTTTCAGCGTAAGCTATGGAGAAAGGAATTCCGATACTTCTAGTATCACATGCAACTACCCGGGCGAGGCAAGAACAAAGATTAGCGCGGCGAGAGTTGTTCGTCCTGGTATGTTTATGCTTAGTGCAGTGTCATTGATGATGTGGTTGGTGCTGTGA
- a CDS encoding hypothetical protein (TransMembrane:6 (i12-35o41-68i80-104o124-148i160-181o187-211i)) produces MTTKITLEQANPTWLFPVIADIVASGSGAIVANVLPNDQHAIWTVVTSYILWGTSVPMVFLILATYCNRLMIHDVLPSQAAVTSFIAIGPLGQGAAAIQLLGKVALQIFERNDFIPVAPIAGQFFYLSGILTALIMWGFAISWLFFALATIARRELKFSISWWALTFPLGVFTVSTTTLAQELPSQFFKVLGTIFSVVETLLWIMVACMTIRATLNGKIFQSRPVEGWEKKRMKKTGDVEKVEDSPA; encoded by the coding sequence ATGACAACTAAGATTACACTCGAACAAGCCAATCCCACATGGCTTTTCCCAGTCATTGCTGACATTGTCGCATCTGGCTCTGGGGCTATAGTGGCCAATGTTCTTCCCAACGATCAACACGCTATCTGGACTGTTGTAACCAGTTATATTCTCTGGGGAACGAGTGTACCTATGGTATTTCTTATACTGGCTACGTACTGCAATCGACTCATGATCCACGATGTCCTCCCAAGTCAAGCTGCTGTGACATCTTTCATCGCTATCGGACCTCTCGGCCAAGGCGCAGCAGCCATTCAACTCCTTGGAAAAGTCGCTCTACAGATCTTTGAGAGGAACGATTTCATCCCCGTGGCGCCCATCGCAGGACAATTCTTTTATCTTAGTGGCATTCTCACAGCCCTCATAATGTGGGGGTTCGCCATCTCATGGTTATTCTTCGCCCTTGCCACCATCGCCAGGCGCGAATTGAAGTTCAGTATTTCCTGGTGGGCGCTTACTTTCCCTCTTGGAGTCTTTACTGTTTCAACCACGACTTTGGCGCAAGAGCTTCCTTCGCAATTTTTCAAGGTTCTTGGAACCATATTCTCGGTTGTTGAGACTTTGCTATGGATCATGGTGGCTTGTATGACTATACGGGCAACTTTGAACGGTAAAATCTTTCAGTCGCGCCCGGTCGAGGGGTGGGAGAAAAAACGAATGAAAAAAACTGGTGACGTTGAGAAGGTTGAAGATTCTCCAGCTTAG
- a CDS encoding hypothetical protein (BUSCO:48709at5125): MKGERLRSTFGLLLQSGGAFSRTGQIRQLHKTRPAHPIPKPVPFVPDVPTFLTLIGRGLNKYANKFPSWNALFSLTSPELKELGIEPPRNRRYLLHWMQKYRKGSLGPGGDFQHVKDGEAILRIATPSAILKDTKWVVNVPHDIAPTEGESAETSLKTSKKPAARAVSQLVRPSGYKVVGAQTIAGPYARPLPGASGVVVKVTEGMWEDRQGRKIDGGERRRAETRFKKRSAERRAEREAEMLAKM, translated from the coding sequence ATGAAGGGCGAACGACTCAGGTCAACATTCGGCCTGCTTCTGCAGAGCGGCGGCGCCTTCTCAAGGACAGGACAAATCCGACAACTCCACAAGACACGGCCTGCGCACCCGATCCCTAAGCCAGTACCTTTTGTCCCCGATGTACCGACTTTTCTCACCCTAATCGGCCGCGGCCTCAACAAATATGCCAACAAGTTCCCCTCATGGAATGCCCTCTTCTCCCTCACCTCGCCGGAACTCAAGGAGCTGGGCATCGAACCACCAAGAAACCGCCGCTACCTTCTACACTGGATGCAGAAATACAGAAAGGGCTCTCTAGGACCTGGTGGAGACTTCCAACATGTGAAGGATGGAGAAGCTATTCTGAGGATTGCGACACCATCAGCGATCTTGAAGGACACGAAATGGGTTGTTAACGTGCCTCACGATATCGCCCCTACGGAGGGTGAATCTGCCGAAACTTCTCTCAAGACGAGCAAGAAGCCCGCAGCACGGGCTGTATCACAACTAGTGCGACCAAGCGGATACAAGGTCGTGGGCGCCCAGACGATCGCTGGACCTTATGCCAGGCCTTTGCCTGGCGCTTCAGGAGTTGTTGTAAAGGTTACGGAGGGGATGTGGGAGGACCGCCAGGGTCGCAAGATTGACGGTGGTGAGCGCAGAAGGGCCGAGACTCGGTTCAAGAAGAGGTCTGCGGAGCGAAGAGCTGAGCGTGAGGCTGAGATGTTGGCTAAGATGTAA
- a CDS encoding hypothetical protein (TransMembrane:1 (i41-62o)): MAQTPQQRRRNEAFAKGNENKMGKAEQQVKKRVEKVQKSPISVFWLSILGFVIFGGLVFEALSRFFG; encoded by the exons ATG GCGCAAACTCCTCAGCAGCGACGACGCAACGAGGCCTTTGCCAAGGGCAATGAGAACAAGATGGGCAAGGCCGAGCAACAAGTCAAGAAGCGGGTTGAGAAGGTCCAGAAGTCACCCATCTCTGTGTTCTGGCTCA GCATCCTCGGCTTCGTCATCTTCGGCGGTCTTGTCTTCGAGGCTCTCTCCCGATTCTTCGGTTAA
- a CDS encoding hypothetical protein (SECRETED:SignalP(1-20)~TransMembrane:1 (n5-16c20/21o171-189i)~BUSCO:49623at5125) — MFFKASLLALAASHIFGAVAQDAPDANTAPKAPLKAEIKTTFPETDILGVKLVNGRPTKAVIEVTNQDANPIQVSFVSGSLNTLKDLPEDSPRYASIVRNLTAVQYNIEVPAGEKKELPFSFAQDMQPQEVRIELQALVSDSNGALHEVLVHNGSASIVEAPTSFLDPQIIFLYLFLSAAFAGTLYFVYKTWIEALFPQAKRPRTNKKAKKTVDVAEPLSGSEAVPVADVPGKDYDESWIPDHHINRPVARRVKSGASAKVKRVD; from the exons ATGTTCTTCAAGGCTTCTCTCCTTGCCCTCGCGGCATCCCACATCTTTGGCGCCGTCGCCCAG GATGCTCCTGATGCCAATACCGCTCCCAAGGCTCCCCTCAAGGCCGAGATCAAGACTACCTTCCCTGAAACCGACATTCTCGGCGTAAAGCTCGTCAACGGTCGCCCTACCAAGGCTGTCATTGAGGTCACCAACCAGGACGCCAACCCCATCCAGGTTTCCTTCGTCTCGGGCTCTCTGAACACTCTTAAGGATCTTCCTGAGGACAGCCCTCGTTACGCCAGCATCGTCCGTAACTTGACGGCCGTCCAGTACAACATTGAGGTCCCCGCtggcgagaagaaggagcttcCCTTCTCTTTCGCTCAGGACATGCAGCCTCAGGAGGTTCGCATTGAGCTCCAGGCTCTCGTTTCTGACTCCAATGGTGCCCTCCACGAGGTCTTGGTCCATAATGGCTCTGCCTCCATCGTTGAGGCCCCCACCAGCTTCCTCGACCCTCAGAT CATCTTCCTTtacctcttcctctctgctGCTTTCGCCGGTACTCTCTACTTCGTCTACAAGACCTGGATCGAGGCCCTCTTCCCCCAGGCTAAGCGCCCCCGCACcaacaagaaggccaagaagaccgTCGATGTTGCTGAACCTCTCTCCGGTTCCGAGGCCGTCCCCGTTGCCGACGTCCCTGGCAAGGACTACGACGAGAGCTGGATCCCTGACCACCACATCAACCGCCCTGTTGCCCGACGTGTCAAGTCTGGCGCCAGCGCCAAGGTCAAGCGAGTTGACTAA
- a CDS encoding hypothetical protein (BUSCO:16085at5125) — translation MSRAGSPGAPVKAVPETSYPESRVLIIGTGGTICMQQGPDGLQPTDNFLENAMAPRPSFNDFSNPGTLPAIRDGAKIQIDSLRTPATAYNRHVRYGIIEFSPLLDSSSISAHDWDAMASCVEENYHLFDGFVILHGTDSLAYTASALSFMMENLGKPVILTGSQAPIFALQSDGVDNLLGSLIIAGTFTIPEVCLFFHHRLYRGNRSAKVSATEFEAFASPNSEPLAKVNGLGISVNWPLVLRPTSIAKFHVTKGLDTTHVACLRVFPGIKPEMIDAVLHLPDIRGLVLETFGMGNIPGGADGRLTQIIKAAVERGIVVVNVSQCVNGFVSPVYAPGTVLGRAGVIFGLDLTAEAALTKVSYLLAQPNLSTKEIQEKLSRSLRGEMTEIAHQSFSHPAGSLDFAASHLTANERAFSALGYAIENGELKVVKELLQGEGAQLLKQSDYAGNTAAHLAAMAGNTEILLELLQQGASVHERNKANLSPLYVAVKSGQEPCAQLLRIAGAHLAVEERETMPGYVTPKYSHFGKHEL, via the exons ATGAGCAGAGCAGGCTCACCCGGTGCACCCGTCAAGGCGGTCCCTGAGACCAGCTACCCAGAGTCTCGAGTCCTGATTATTGGCACTGGAGGAACAATCTGCATGCAACAAGGCCCCGATGGTCTTCAGCCAACCGACAACTTTTTAGAGAATGCCATGGCCCCTCGCCCATCATTTAATGACTTCTCTAACCCAG GCACCCTGCCTGCTATCCGTGACGGAGCAAAGATTCAGATTGACAGTCTTCGCACTCCGGCTACAGCATACAACCGCCATGTTCGCTATGGTATTATCGAGTTCAGCCCTCTGCTCGACTCCAGCTCCATCTCCGCCCATGACTGGGACGCTATGGCTTCCTGTGTTGAAGAGAACTACCACTTATTTGACGGCTTTGTCATTCTCCACGGAACAGACTCTCTCGCTTACACGGCATCTGCTCTCTCTTTCATGATGGAGAACCTTGGCAAGCCCGTCATTCTCACCGGCTCTCAGGCGCCCATCTTTGCTCTCCAATCAGATGGTGTCGATAACCTCTTGGGCTCCCTCATCATCGCAGGAACTTTTACAATTCCCGAAGTCTGCCTCTTCTTCCACCATCGTCTTTACCGCGGTAACCGCAGCGCAAAGGTCTCCGCGACAGAATTTGAGGCTTTCGCCAGTCCCAACAGCGAACCTCTCGCCAAGGTGAACGGCCTCGGCATTAGTGTCAATTGGCCTCTCGTCCTTCGTCCTACCTCTATCGCGAAATTTCATGTTACAAAGGGCCTTGACACTACACACGTTGCCTGTTTGCGTGTCTTCCCAGGTATCAAGCCTGAGATGATTGACGCTGTTCTTCACCTGCCTGATATTCGTGGTCTTGTTCTGGAGACATTTGGGATGGGTAATATCCCTGGTGGCGCTGATGGCCGCCTTACACAAATTATCAAAGCCGCTGTTGAGCGAGGCATTGTCGTCGTGAATGTCAGCCAGTGTGTCAACGGCTTTGTCTCGCCCGTGTACGCTCCGGGCACCGTCCTTGGCCGCGCAGGTGTCATCTTTGGTCTTGATCTTACTGCGGAGGCAGCCCTTACCAAAGTATCATACCTCCTCGCCCAGCCCAACCTGTCAACCAAGGAGATTCAAGAGAAACTCTCCCGATCGCTGCGCGGTGAGATGACAGAGATTGCCCACCAGAGCTTCTCACACCCCGCGGGCTCACTTGACTTTGCCGCATCCCACCTTACGGCAAACGAAAGAGCATTCTCGGCACTTGGTTACGCGATCGAGAACGGCGAACTCAAAGTTGTCAAGGAGCTTCTGCAGGGTGAAGGCGCACAATTACTCAAACAATCTGATTATGCTGGGAACACTGCGGCACATCTTGCGGCGATGGCTGGAAATACCGAAATCCTCCTGGAGCTGCTCCAGCAGGGCGCGAGTGTACACGAACGTAACAAGGCTAACCTCTCGCCGCTGTATGTCGCTGTCAAATCAGGCCAGGAGCCCTGTGCACAGCTTCTGCGCATTGCGGGTGCGCACTTGGCGGTGGAAGAGAGGGAGACGATGCCTGGTTATGTGACACCCAAGTACAGTCACTTTGGCAAGCATGAATTGTAA